A stretch of Paenibacillus peoriae DNA encodes these proteins:
- a CDS encoding HPr family phosphocarrier protein, translated as MQTTFRITDEDGIHARPATALVNTANKFSGAESFAEANGKKVTLKSILGVLSLGLEQGDTINIICEGAEAAEALKALENVIVNEGLGEVHA; from the coding sequence ATGCAAACAACTTTTAGAATTACGGATGAAGACGGTATCCATGCACGTCCTGCAACTGCGCTGGTAAATACAGCTAACAAATTCAGCGGTGCTGAATCTTTTGCCGAAGCTAACGGTAAAAAAGTAACTTTGAAATCCATTCTGGGTGTATTGTCTCTGGGTCTGGAACAAGGCGATACTATTAACATTATCTGCGAAGGCGCTGAAGCTGCCGAAGCACTGAAAGCTCTTGAAAATGTAATCGTCAACGAAGGGCTGGGCGAAGTTCATGCTTAA
- the ptsG gene encoding glucose-specific PTS transporter subunit IIBC, translating into MFKKLFGVLQRVGKALMLPVAILPAAGLLLGIGNMLVNPDFLQYIPALNAGWVQSVATIMMNAGQIVFDNLALLFAVGVAVGLAGGEGVAGLAAIIGYLVMNITLGTAVGVTPGLIAQKIPGYANVLGIPTLQTGVFGGIIIGILAAAMYNRFFKIELPSYLGFFAGKRFVPIATAVSSLIVGLALVLIWPPVQQGLNAVSHFMVYSNPTLSAFLFGVIERALIPFGLHHIWYSPFWFEFGEYVNKAGQTVHGDQQIFFSQLRDGVALTASTFQVGKFPFMMFGLPAAALAMYHEARPEHKKYVAGIMGSAALTSFLTGITEPLEFSFLFVAPLLFAVHCIFAGLSFMTMQILHVKIGMTFSGGFIDFLIFGIIPTRTPWWYVIIVGLILAVIYYFGFRFIIRKFNLKTPGREEATENVDGAATGSSDELPHNILAAFGGSSNIKHLDACITRLRIEVNEKSNVDKARLKQLGASGVLEVGNNVQAIFGTRSDTIKSQMADIMAGRTPAPAPAQPAPQEEKEAGEEQQTIIVEDIVMPVNGELVDISTVPDPVFAERMTGDGFAVVPNDGTIVSPVYGKVFNVFPSKHAVGIQSDGGKEVLVHIGVNTVKLKGQGFDVLVNEGDLVSAGQPIMKVDLEYVKANAKSIISPVIFTNLPEGSSVTLNKTGVLKAGEDGIITIK; encoded by the coding sequence ATGTTTAAAAAGCTTTTCGGCGTTTTACAGCGTGTCGGTAAAGCATTAATGCTTCCTGTAGCGATTTTGCCAGCTGCGGGGCTTTTATTGGGTATCGGTAACATGCTGGTCAATCCTGATTTTCTCCAGTATATTCCGGCATTAAATGCGGGCTGGGTTCAATCGGTTGCGACGATCATGATGAATGCCGGACAAATCGTTTTTGATAATCTGGCACTGTTGTTCGCAGTCGGCGTAGCCGTCGGTCTGGCGGGCGGTGAAGGTGTAGCAGGTCTGGCTGCCATCATCGGTTACCTCGTTATGAACATTACTCTGGGTACAGCCGTGGGTGTCACACCTGGTCTGATTGCTCAAAAAATACCGGGTTATGCGAACGTGTTGGGAATTCCAACGCTTCAAACCGGGGTGTTCGGCGGGATAATCATCGGTATACTGGCCGCAGCCATGTACAACCGCTTTTTCAAAATTGAGCTTCCTTCGTATCTGGGCTTTTTCGCGGGTAAGCGTTTCGTTCCAATTGCAACGGCGGTATCCTCACTTATTGTCGGACTAGCACTGGTTCTGATCTGGCCTCCAGTTCAACAAGGACTTAACGCAGTATCTCACTTTATGGTGTATTCCAACCCGACTTTGTCGGCGTTCCTGTTCGGGGTTATCGAACGCGCGCTGATTCCATTTGGTTTGCATCACATTTGGTATTCACCGTTCTGGTTTGAGTTTGGTGAATATGTTAACAAAGCAGGTCAAACTGTTCACGGTGACCAGCAGATCTTCTTCAGCCAGCTTCGCGACGGAGTGGCTTTGACAGCAAGTACGTTCCAAGTGGGTAAATTCCCATTCATGATGTTCGGTTTGCCAGCAGCAGCGCTTGCGATGTACCATGAAGCAAGACCAGAACACAAAAAATATGTAGCAGGTATTATGGGTTCAGCAGCATTGACTTCGTTCTTGACAGGTATTACGGAGCCACTGGAATTTTCCTTCCTGTTCGTAGCTCCACTGCTGTTTGCAGTACACTGTATATTCGCAGGTCTGTCATTTATGACCATGCAAATTTTACATGTCAAAATCGGTATGACCTTCTCAGGCGGATTTATTGACTTCCTGATTTTCGGGATTATTCCAACCCGTACGCCTTGGTGGTATGTAATCATCGTCGGTCTGATTTTGGCAGTTATTTATTACTTCGGATTCCGATTCATCATACGGAAATTCAACTTGAAAACACCAGGGCGTGAAGAAGCCACAGAAAATGTGGATGGCGCAGCAACTGGTAGTAGTGATGAGCTCCCACACAACATTTTGGCAGCTTTCGGCGGTTCATCGAATATCAAGCATCTGGATGCTTGTATCACACGTCTTCGGATCGAGGTTAATGAGAAATCAAACGTTGACAAAGCTCGTCTGAAACAACTTGGCGCATCGGGTGTCCTTGAAGTCGGTAACAATGTACAGGCAATTTTCGGTACACGTTCCGACACCATTAAATCTCAAATGGCTGATATCATGGCTGGACGTACACCTGCACCAGCTCCGGCGCAACCTGCTCCACAAGAGGAGAAGGAAGCTGGAGAAGAACAACAAACCATTATTGTAGAAGATATTGTAATGCCTGTTAACGGCGAATTGGTTGATATCTCGACGGTTCCCGATCCGGTATTTGCAGAACGTATGACAGGTGACGGCTTTGCGGTCGTGCCAAATGATGGAACGATTGTGTCCCCTGTTTACGGCAAAGTATTCAATGTATTCCCGAGCAAGCATGCGGTTGGTATCCAATCCGATGGCGGTAAAGAAGTGCTTGTTCATATCGGGGTGAATACAGTGAAGCTTAAAGGTCAAGGATTTGACGTTTTGGTGAACGAAGGCGATCTTGTGTCAGCTGGCCAGCCTATTATGAAAGTAGACCTGGAATACGTGAAGGCAAACGCTAAATCCATCATCTCACCTGTCATTTTTACTAACCTTCCTGAAGGTTCTTCGGTAACTTTAAACAAAACTGGAGTATTGAAGGCTGGCGAAGATGGTATAATTACGATAAAATAA
- the gcvT gene encoding glycine cleavage system aminomethyltransferase GcvT has protein sequence MTNLRKTPLYSSYGTQSGVRCIDFGGWELPVQFSGIQKEHEAVRQRAGLFDVSHMGEFLVEGKEAEAFLQRVTTNDVSQLEPGQAQYSLLCYPDGGVVDDLLVYCKGPERYMLVVNASNIDKDWDWLLRHVPASVHMENVSDAIALLALQGPEAARIAAAVADTDITNLASFHFHENVPLFGAKALVSRTGYTGEDGFEFYVPAAEAPAVWEGLLRSGESYGLIPAGLGARDTLRFEARLPLYGQELSATISPLEAGLGYFVKLNKGDFIGREALQRQKDQGIPRKLIGLEMIDRGIPRAHYPVFAEGQRIGEVTTGTQSPTLKRNLGLALVDSRFSALSTPLEVEIRGKRLRAEVVAAPFYKRPR, from the coding sequence ATGACTAATTTGCGAAAAACACCGCTATATTCGTCCTACGGGACGCAGTCTGGGGTTCGTTGTATTGACTTTGGCGGCTGGGAGCTCCCCGTTCAGTTTAGCGGTATCCAAAAGGAGCATGAGGCCGTCCGGCAACGTGCGGGTTTATTCGATGTATCGCATATGGGTGAGTTTTTGGTTGAAGGCAAAGAGGCCGAAGCTTTTCTACAAAGGGTGACCACGAATGATGTCAGCCAGTTGGAACCAGGTCAGGCACAATATTCACTCCTGTGTTACCCCGATGGAGGTGTAGTAGACGACCTGCTTGTTTACTGCAAAGGACCGGAGCGCTACATGCTCGTTGTGAACGCCTCCAACATTGATAAGGATTGGGATTGGTTACTTCGTCATGTACCTGCATCCGTTCACATGGAGAATGTGTCTGATGCAATAGCATTGCTGGCATTGCAGGGACCGGAAGCAGCACGTATTGCCGCAGCCGTGGCAGATACGGATATTACGAATCTGGCATCTTTCCACTTTCATGAGAACGTGCCATTGTTCGGAGCAAAAGCACTCGTCTCACGAACCGGATATACGGGCGAAGACGGTTTTGAATTTTATGTACCTGCTGCGGAAGCACCCGCCGTATGGGAGGGTTTGCTTCGTTCCGGTGAGTCGTATGGGCTGATTCCCGCTGGACTTGGTGCTCGGGATACACTACGCTTTGAGGCTCGGTTGCCGCTGTACGGACAGGAGCTATCTGCCACGATTTCACCACTTGAAGCCGGTCTAGGGTACTTCGTCAAGCTGAATAAAGGAGATTTTATCGGTAGAGAAGCACTGCAACGTCAGAAAGATCAAGGGATTCCTCGTAAATTGATCGGGCTGGAAATGATTGATCGCGGCATCCCACGCGCCCATTATCCGGTATTCGCAGAAGGACAACGCATCGGTGAGGTCACAACGGGGACTCAGTCGCCCACCTTGAAGCGTAATCTGGGCCTCGCCTTGGTGGACAGTCGTTTTAGCGCCCTCTCCACACCGCTGGAGGTTGAGATTCGTGGCAAACGCCTGCGTGCCGAGGTAGTGGCAGCACCCTTTTATAAACGCCCGCGCTAA
- the gcvPB gene encoding aminomethyl-transferring glycine dehydrogenase subunit GcvPB, translating into MTHTGQDQKQELLKEHDQALIFELSRPGRIAYSLPECDVPRRPVAELLPDYALRSEPAALPEVSEVDVIRHYTALSRRNFGVDNGFYPLGSCTMKYNPKVNEDVARYTGFAKIHPYQPEESIQGAMELLHTLQNDLAALTGMDAVTLQPAAGAHGEWTGLMMIRSYHEARSERRTKVLVPDSSHGTNPASATVAGFETVTLPSTPEGLVDLDALRQAVGNDTAALMLTNPNTLGLFEKQITDIAAIVHDAGGLLYYDGANSNAIMGITRPGDMGFDVVHLNLHKTMSTPHGGGGPGAGPVGVKQRLIPYLPKPLVARDPQGVYHWDREQGDSIGRVKAFYGNFGILVRAYAYIRSYGPDGLKRVSECAVLNANYMMHRLAPYFDLPYPGHCKHEFVMSGRGLKKFGVRTLDVAKRLLDFGYHPPTIYFPLNVEECIMIEPTETESKETLDAFVDTMIHIAREAEENPELVLNAPYTTPVTRLDETTAARKPVLNCSCS; encoded by the coding sequence ATGACACATACCGGACAGGATCAGAAACAAGAGCTGTTAAAGGAACACGATCAAGCGCTCATTTTTGAATTGAGCCGTCCGGGTCGCATCGCCTATTCCCTTCCCGAGTGCGACGTTCCCCGTCGCCCGGTGGCAGAGCTTTTGCCAGACTATGCGCTGCGCAGCGAACCTGCAGCATTACCCGAGGTATCCGAAGTAGACGTTATTCGGCATTATACCGCCTTGTCCCGGCGCAATTTTGGCGTGGACAATGGATTTTATCCGCTCGGCTCCTGTACGATGAAATACAATCCGAAGGTGAATGAGGATGTCGCCCGATATACAGGCTTCGCCAAAATCCATCCATATCAGCCCGAGGAGAGCATCCAGGGTGCCATGGAGTTGCTGCATACGCTCCAAAATGATTTGGCTGCGTTAACTGGCATGGATGCCGTCACGCTTCAGCCCGCCGCGGGCGCCCATGGCGAATGGACCGGGCTGATGATGATTCGCTCATACCACGAAGCACGTAGTGAGCGACGTACCAAGGTGCTCGTGCCGGATTCGTCGCACGGAACGAACCCCGCCAGTGCAACCGTCGCAGGCTTCGAAACAGTCACCCTTCCTTCCACCCCTGAGGGGCTAGTGGATCTGGATGCGCTGCGTCAAGCCGTAGGCAACGACACTGCTGCGCTCATGCTGACCAACCCGAACACGCTTGGGCTGTTCGAGAAGCAAATCACTGACATTGCTGCCATCGTGCATGACGCGGGGGGTCTGCTCTACTATGACGGGGCGAACTCCAACGCCATCATGGGGATTACCCGTCCCGGAGATATGGGCTTCGATGTAGTGCATCTCAATTTGCACAAAACGATGAGTACCCCGCATGGTGGCGGTGGCCCCGGCGCTGGGCCTGTCGGCGTAAAGCAACGGCTCATCCCTTATTTGCCCAAGCCGCTTGTCGCACGGGATCCACAGGGGGTGTACCACTGGGACCGGGAACAGGGAGATTCTATTGGACGGGTTAAAGCCTTTTACGGGAACTTCGGTATTCTCGTCCGTGCCTATGCCTATATCCGTAGCTACGGTCCTGATGGCTTAAAGCGTGTATCGGAATGTGCTGTACTCAATGCCAATTACATGATGCATCGGCTCGCTCCATATTTTGATCTGCCCTACCCTGGACATTGCAAACACGAATTCGTGATGTCAGGGCGAGGCTTGAAAAAATTTGGAGTGCGCACGCTTGATGTAGCCAAACGTCTGCTTGATTTCGGCTACCATCCACCTACAATTTACTTCCCGCTGAATGTAGAGGAGTGCATCATGATCGAGCCCACGGAAACAGAAAGTAAGGAAACACTTGATGCTTTTGTCGACACTATGATTCATATTGCGCGGGAAGCAGAAGAGAACCCTGAGCTGGTGCTCAATGCACCATATACTACTCCAGTCACACGATTGGACGAAACTACTGCAGCCCGCAAACCTGTACTGAATTGCTCATGCAGTTGA
- the ptsP gene encoding phosphoenolpyruvate--protein phosphotransferase, whose amino-acid sequence MLKISGIAASAGIAIARAFILEHPNYAVERRAVGDVEAEIARLDAALAQSQTELESIKEKTLKELGEKKAEIFASHLLILNDPELIDPVKAKIRDEQLNADYALNEVATQFISMFENMKSAYLQERASDMRDVTKRILNHLLGVHFVSPAEIAEETIVLAEDLTPSDTAQLNREFVKGFATNIGGRTSHSAIMARSLEIPAVVGTKNILSQAKSGDLIIVDGLDGHVFVNPTEEIVAEYRAKQVAYDKQREEWRKLRGEATVSVDGVHVELAANIGTPNDVAGVLDNGGEGVGLYRTEFLYMGRDKLPSEEVQYTAYKTVLERMEGKPVVVRTLDIGGDKELPYLDLPKEMNPFLGFRAIRLCLDRQDIFRTQLRALLRASVHGNLRIMFPMIATLNEFREAKAVLLEEKEKLVAEGVSVSEEIQLGIMVEIPSTAVLADQFAKEVDFFSIGTNDLIQYTMAADRMNERVSYLYQPYNPSILRLVKMVIDAAHREGRWVGMCGEMAGDTTAIPLLLGLGLDEFSMSATSILPARSQISKLSRADMEKLATKALDMQTAEQVVELVQSIEG is encoded by the coding sequence ATGCTTAAGATTTCTGGGATTGCCGCTTCGGCAGGCATAGCCATTGCCCGGGCGTTTATCTTGGAGCATCCGAATTACGCTGTAGAGAGACGCGCGGTTGGTGATGTTGAAGCTGAAATCGCAAGATTGGATGCGGCTTTGGCACAATCTCAAACCGAATTGGAATCGATTAAGGAGAAAACGCTTAAGGAACTGGGAGAGAAAAAAGCAGAAATTTTTGCATCTCACCTGCTCATTTTGAATGACCCTGAATTGATCGATCCGGTTAAAGCTAAAATCAGAGACGAGCAGCTTAATGCTGACTATGCTTTGAATGAAGTAGCTACACAGTTCATTTCCATGTTTGAAAACATGAAAAGTGCCTATTTGCAAGAACGCGCATCGGACATGCGTGATGTAACCAAGCGGATCCTGAATCACCTGCTTGGTGTTCATTTTGTTAGTCCTGCAGAAATTGCCGAAGAAACGATTGTGCTTGCAGAAGATTTGACACCTTCCGACACAGCTCAGCTGAACCGTGAATTTGTTAAAGGTTTTGCAACGAATATCGGCGGACGTACTTCGCATTCGGCTATTATGGCTCGCTCACTTGAAATTCCTGCAGTTGTGGGAACGAAAAATATATTGTCTCAAGCTAAAAGCGGCGATTTGATTATCGTTGATGGTTTGGATGGTCACGTATTCGTGAACCCTACCGAAGAGATTGTTGCAGAATACCGTGCTAAACAAGTGGCATACGACAAGCAACGCGAAGAGTGGCGCAAGCTGCGCGGCGAAGCTACGGTTTCTGTCGATGGTGTCCATGTCGAACTGGCAGCCAATATTGGTACGCCTAATGATGTAGCTGGTGTCCTGGACAACGGTGGTGAAGGCGTTGGCTTGTACCGTACGGAGTTCTTGTACATGGGACGCGATAAGCTTCCATCCGAAGAAGTACAGTATACAGCGTACAAAACTGTTCTGGAAAGAATGGAAGGTAAACCGGTTGTAGTCCGTACTTTGGATATCGGTGGTGACAAAGAACTTCCTTATCTGGACCTGCCGAAAGAAATGAATCCGTTCCTCGGATTCCGTGCTATTCGCCTGTGTCTGGATCGCCAGGATATTTTCCGCACTCAATTGCGTGCTTTGTTGCGTGCGAGTGTGCATGGTAACTTGCGCATCATGTTCCCAATGATTGCTACGCTGAACGAATTCCGTGAAGCTAAAGCTGTTTTGTTGGAAGAAAAGGAAAAATTGGTAGCTGAGGGTGTATCCGTATCCGAAGAAATTCAACTGGGCATCATGGTAGAAATTCCTTCTACAGCGGTATTGGCTGACCAATTCGCAAAAGAAGTAGATTTCTTCAGTATCGGTACAAACGATCTGATTCAATACACAATGGCAGCGGATCGCATGAACGAGCGGGTTTCTTACCTGTATCAACCATACAATCCATCCATTCTGCGTCTGGTGAAAATGGTTATTGATGCCGCTCACCGTGAAGGACGTTGGGTTGGTATGTGTGGCGAAATGGCAGGAGATACAACAGCAATTCCGTTGCTGCTGGGTCTCGGACTTGATGAGTTCAGTATGAGCGCCACTTCCATTCTGCCAGCACGTAGTCAAATTTCCAAGTTGTCCCGTGCGGACATGGAAAAACTGGCTACAAAAGCTCTGGACATGCAAACAGCAGAACAGGTTGTTGAATTGGTTCAAAGCATCGAAGGCTAA
- a CDS encoding PTS mannitol transporter subunit IICB, with product MSTLDAKPSSKGGTRVAVQRFGRFLSGMVMPNMGAFIAWGLITALFIPTGWFPNEGFAQLVDPMKNYLLPLLIGYTGGTMIHGQRGGVIGAIMTMGVIVGADIPMFLGAMVAGPLAAWILKKFDKAIEGKVKSGFEMLVNNFSAGIIGAILALLAHVGIGPVVQTISQVLSAGVQFLVNAGLLPLVNLIIEPGKVLFLNNALNHGVLSPIALEEAARTGKSVLFMLESNPGPGLGILLAYCLFGKGSAKSSAPGAVIIHFFGGIHEIYFPYILMKPILILAAIAGGVVGTFCFMLTGAGLVAAPSPGSIIAYFLMTPKGGYLPMLSGVIAAAVVSFAVAAVLLKTGKQQEEGLEEAASRLKDMKNQSKSASANATVMEDNHESDRAAEIVADRTLKDKSEVNKIVFSCDAGMGSSAMGASILRKKMKQAGVGVTVTNTAISEIPQDADIVITQKTLTDRAKTVVPNAEHISIDNFLKSPEYEALVERLKSDS from the coding sequence ATGAGTACATTGGACGCAAAGCCAAGTTCAAAAGGAGGCACTCGTGTCGCCGTACAGCGTTTTGGCCGTTTTCTTAGCGGTATGGTTATGCCCAATATGGGAGCCTTTATTGCGTGGGGGTTGATTACGGCACTCTTTATTCCGACCGGATGGTTCCCGAACGAAGGTTTTGCACAGTTGGTTGATCCGATGAAAAATTATTTGTTGCCGCTGCTGATTGGTTATACAGGGGGCACGATGATTCACGGACAGCGTGGAGGTGTGATCGGTGCCATCATGACGATGGGTGTCATAGTAGGAGCCGATATCCCGATGTTCCTGGGCGCGATGGTAGCTGGTCCGCTGGCTGCGTGGATATTGAAGAAGTTCGATAAGGCCATTGAAGGCAAAGTCAAATCAGGCTTTGAAATGCTGGTCAATAATTTCTCGGCCGGGATTATCGGTGCCATTCTAGCACTGCTCGCTCATGTGGGGATTGGCCCGGTCGTTCAAACCATCAGCCAAGTATTGTCGGCAGGGGTACAGTTTCTCGTAAATGCAGGACTCTTGCCGCTTGTCAACCTCATTATTGAGCCCGGAAAAGTATTATTTCTTAACAACGCGCTGAATCACGGAGTATTGAGTCCGATTGCGTTGGAGGAAGCTGCAAGAACAGGCAAATCCGTACTGTTCATGCTGGAATCCAACCCTGGGCCGGGGCTTGGTATTTTGCTGGCCTACTGTCTGTTCGGTAAAGGCTCTGCGAAGTCGTCAGCTCCTGGCGCAGTCATCATTCATTTTTTCGGCGGGATTCATGAAATTTATTTCCCTTATATTTTGATGAAGCCGATTCTGATTCTTGCAGCTATAGCTGGCGGTGTTGTGGGAACCTTCTGTTTCATGTTGACAGGTGCCGGACTGGTTGCTGCTCCTTCACCGGGTAGTATCATCGCCTATTTTCTAATGACGCCAAAAGGTGGATATTTGCCAATGCTGAGCGGGGTGATCGCTGCTGCGGTCGTATCCTTTGCTGTTGCAGCAGTGTTACTCAAGACAGGTAAGCAACAAGAAGAGGGGCTGGAGGAAGCTGCATCTCGCCTGAAAGATATGAAAAATCAAAGCAAGAGTGCCAGTGCTAACGCCACTGTAATGGAAGATAACCACGAATCTGATCGTGCTGCCGAGATTGTCGCAGATCGAACGCTCAAGGATAAATCCGAAGTGAACAAGATTGTCTTTTCCTGTGATGCAGGTATGGGTTCAAGCGCGATGGGTGCCTCGATTTTACGCAAAAAAATGAAGCAGGCGGGCGTAGGCGTAACAGTTACGAATACGGCAATCAGTGAAATTCCACAGGATGCGGATATTGTCATTACGCAAAAAACGTTGACAGACCGGGCTAAAACAGTAGTCCCGAATGCTGAACACATTTCCATTGACAATTTTCTGAAGAGTCCTGAATACGAAGCGCTGGTTGAACGTCTGAAATCCGATTCTTAA
- the gcvH gene encoding glycine cleavage system protein GcvH, with product MGEVKQQLWYTDEHEWVQRTENGTVRIGITDFAQHQLGDIVFVELPEAGVTIEQGAEIGTIESVKTVSDLFAPVTGTILKVNEALEGTPELVNESPYDKGWMVEVEMDKDVEEALGKLLSADQYEQLISE from the coding sequence ATGGGTGAAGTGAAGCAGCAACTTTGGTATACAGACGAACATGAGTGGGTTCAGCGGACAGAGAATGGAACGGTGCGGATTGGTATTACAGACTTTGCACAGCACCAACTGGGTGATATTGTTTTTGTAGAATTACCTGAGGCGGGAGTAACGATTGAGCAGGGAGCGGAGATCGGTACGATTGAGTCGGTGAAGACGGTATCCGACCTTTTTGCTCCGGTGACGGGAACCATATTAAAAGTGAATGAAGCGCTGGAAGGTACACCTGAGCTAGTGAATGAATCTCCATATGACAAAGGTTGGATGGTAGAAGTAGAGATGGATAAAGATGTGGAGGAAGCATTGGGCAAACTACTGTCGGCGGATCAGTATGAGCAGTTGATTTCGGAGTAA
- the gcvPA gene encoding aminomethyl-transferring glycine dehydrogenase subunit GcvPA codes for MKQHRYLPMTEQDQTEMLRVVGVSSIDDLFSDIPEAIRYQGELPLSSRLDEKALTRHLAELAGHNANTDTHASFLGAGIYDHHIPSVIQHITSRSEFYTAYTPYQPEVSQGELQAIFEFQSYICELTGMAVANASMYDGATALAEAGSLSAAATRRKQLIVSRSVHPEARQVLATYARGLNLDIVEIGCSDGVTDADALAAAVSEQTAAVLVQSPNFFGAVENLQPMADLIHAHKGLLVVSANPLALGLLETPGKQGADIVVGDAQPLGISSSLGGPTCGYFAVSQAHMRRIPGRIVGQTTDRNGKRGFVLTLQAREQHIRREKATSNICSNQALLALSASVYLSVMGRQGIKEVAELNLHKSRYALEQLLSLKGVTASFNAPTFNEFALRLPEGTDMSRLQAELLAAGFIAGYDLGRDYEELAGHMLIAVTEQRTKEEIDQFVHTLGGLL; via the coding sequence ATGAAGCAGCATCGTTATCTCCCTATGACTGAACAAGATCAAACCGAAATGCTGCGTGTGGTGGGTGTATCATCCATTGATGATTTATTCAGTGACATTCCAGAGGCCATTCGATATCAAGGGGAACTCCCTCTTTCTTCTCGACTCGATGAGAAAGCCTTAACCCGCCACTTGGCCGAGCTGGCTGGACACAACGCCAATACAGACACACATGCCAGCTTTCTTGGCGCAGGAATTTATGATCATCATATTCCGTCGGTCATCCAGCACATCACTTCACGCTCGGAATTCTATACAGCCTACACCCCCTATCAGCCGGAAGTAAGCCAAGGCGAGCTACAAGCCATTTTCGAATTTCAGTCGTATATTTGCGAATTGACGGGCATGGCTGTAGCTAATGCCAGCATGTACGACGGAGCGACTGCACTGGCGGAAGCGGGCTCACTGTCCGCCGCAGCTACCCGCCGTAAACAGCTTATCGTATCGAGGTCCGTCCATCCAGAGGCACGTCAGGTATTGGCAACCTATGCACGCGGATTGAATTTGGACATCGTGGAGATCGGCTGTTCGGACGGTGTAACGGATGCTGATGCGTTAGCGGCGGCCGTATCGGAACAGACCGCGGCTGTTTTGGTCCAAAGCCCCAACTTTTTCGGAGCCGTGGAAAATCTACAGCCGATGGCTGACCTCATCCATGCACACAAAGGTCTTTTGGTCGTCAGTGCCAACCCACTGGCACTTGGCTTGCTGGAGACACCCGGCAAACAGGGCGCGGATATTGTGGTAGGAGACGCGCAGCCACTTGGCATCTCCTCTTCTCTCGGCGGTCCGACCTGTGGATACTTTGCCGTTTCTCAGGCACATATGCGCCGTATCCCCGGCCGTATTGTGGGTCAGACCACTGATCGCAATGGTAAACGCGGCTTCGTGCTGACCTTGCAAGCGCGCGAACAGCATATCCGCCGCGAAAAGGCCACCTCTAACATTTGTTCCAATCAAGCGTTGCTAGCTTTATCTGCATCTGTATACTTGTCTGTTATGGGTAGACAGGGGATCAAGGAAGTAGCCGAGCTAAATTTGCATAAAAGCCGGTATGCTTTAGAGCAATTGCTGAGCTTGAAGGGCGTAACTGCCTCGTTTAACGCACCGACCTTTAACGAGTTTGCCCTGAGACTGCCTGAGGGTACAGATATGAGCAGACTCCAGGCCGAGCTGCTAGCTGCTGGATTTATCGCTGGCTACGATTTGGGCCGGGACTATGAGGAACTTGCTGGTCACATGTTGATTGCCGTGACGGAGCAAAGAACCAAAGAAGAGATTGACCAATTTGTGCACACCTTGGGGGGATTGCTATGA